In Solea senegalensis isolate Sse05_10M linkage group LG18, IFAPA_SoseM_1, whole genome shotgun sequence, a single window of DNA contains:
- the tbx6 gene encoding T-box transcription factor TBX6, whose protein sequence is MLSVEMFPSLTLGPQRIGDCFYREREASGHMSLFPPTCDTAAKALPPRLLAPPPVLNEPTAKAQKDEVKMELENTSLWKQFSSVGTEMIITKKGRRMFPGLRLKLSSLNPSLRYILLLDIVPVDNSRYRFQGGGWQAVGKAEARLPDRVFIHPDSPATGAHWQSRTISFHHAKLTNNTLDSQGHIILHSLHRYQPRIHVIEARDVLRWGGGQHSFVFPETQFITVTAYQNNKITELKISANPFAKGFREDGMNSKKQRDARQKRKMSVLTETLDIVNCDPCDTTELLSQSTEGSVDLQALALSSLPPLPPLPDPSCGYRAEDASYADALVPEPPLDLGQAFMASQMSDISGISMETAGSVIERSDSMDERAYTANFPAAQVDSSSFRLAPPPQSSSSFNPTDTSDPQTSIPTLDYPSVLSSSPTLSSSSSVTPSLQQTTFTFPTPPPSNSSSPQPLLSSSSSSPSANAYHTLPDMIAPHTPTDASFPPASVSCAAFIYPNLLPVNPEPAPTVTPPLHHQPQAAAPPLSSAHGAATSFAFTPHMQNFAGPVHSSLHLPNLSLQASASSFNAAFPPSSFTHSSASLPHPSFQPSSSSCLAVPSSFQQSITSAPAHPQNLPTSSNSTYASVERGSVPHFNPPAPYRPEMVLHHPSLLPQLDPSLPSSTPPPPPPSLYPAFPSYPLRLCQDPGHSSLSMPFRHLYRQHGHAHPQGSYLDMSTRPVF, encoded by the exons ATGCTGAGTGTGGAGATGTTTCCCAGTTTGACTCTGGGACCACAGAGGATAGGGGACTGCTTTTAtagag AGCGCGAGGCTTCTGGCCATATGTCGCTGTTCCCTCCCACATGTGACACTGCAGCCAAAGCCCTGCCCCCAAGACTGTTGGCTCCGCCCCCTGTCCTGAACGAACCCACTGCCAAAGCCCAAAAGGACGAGGTGAAGATGGAGCTGGAGAACACGTCGCTATGGAAACAGTTCAGCTCAGTGGGCACAGAGATGATCATCACGAAGAAGGGCAG ACGCATGTTTCCCGGGCTGAGGCTGAAGCTGTCCAGCCTGAATCCATCTCTGCGTTACATCCTCCTGCTGGACATCGTCCCCGTGGACAACTCCCGCTATCGTTTCCAGGGCGGCGGCTGGCAGGCCGTCGGAAAGGCAGAGGCTCGTCTCCCCGACCGCGTGTTCATCCACCCAGACTCCCCCGCCACAGGCGCTCACTGGCAGAGTCGCACCATCTCCTTCCACCACGCAAAGCTCACCAACAACACACTGGACTCACAGGGACAC atCATCCTGCACTCGCTGCATCGATACCAGCCCAGAATACACGTGATTGAAGCCAGAGACGTGCTGAGGTGGGGAGGAGGGCAGCACTCCTTTGTTTTCCCTGAGACCCAGTTCATCACCGTCACCGCCTACCAGAACAACAAG ATCACAGAGCTGAAGATCAGTGCCAACCCCTTTGCAAAAGGCTTCAGAGAGGACGGCATGAACAgcaaaaa acaAAGGGACGCGAGACAGAAGCGCAAAATGTCCGTCCTGACAGAGACACTGGATATTG TGAACTGTGACCCCTGTGACACGACCGAGCTCTTGTCCCAGTCCACTGAGGGCAGCGTGGACCTGCAGGCCCTGGCTCTGTCCTCCCTGCCTCCCCTGCCTCCCCTGCCTGACCCCTCCTGTGGCTACAGGGCCGAGGACGCCTCGTACGCGGACGCGCTTGTGCCGGAGCCGCCGCTGGACCTCGGTCAGGCTTTCATGGCCTCACAGATGTCGGACATCTCTGGCATCTCCATGGAGACAGCAGGGAGTGTCATTGAGAG ATCAGACTCTATGGATGAACGCGCATACACCGCTAATTTCCCCGCTGCTCAGGTGGACTCCTCCTCTTTCCGCTTAGCCCCTCCTCCTCagtcatcctcctccttcaaCCCCACAGACACGTCCGATCCTCAGACGTCCATCCCCACTCTTGATtatccctctgtcctctcttcgTCACCtaccctctcctcctcctcctccgtcactCCCTCCCTGCAGCAGACGACTTTCACCTTCCCCACTCCACCACCTTCCAACTCCTCCTCACCACAGCcactcctgtcctcctcctcctcctctccctctgccaACGCCTATCACACGCTTCCAGACATGATCGCGccccacacacccacagacgCCTCCTTTCCTCCAGCGAGTGTGAGTTGTGCGGCGTTCATTTATCCAAACCTCCTGCCTGTGAATCCTGAGCCTGCTCCGactgtgactccgcctctgcACCACCAGCCGCaggcagcagctcctcctctgtcctccgcTCATGGAGCTGCCACCTCCTTCGCTTTCACTCCACACATGCAGAACTTCGCCGGCCCCGTCCACTCCTCCCTGCACCTCCCAAATCTGAGCCTTCAGGCCTCAGCCTCCTCCTTCAATGCtgccttccctccctcctccttcactcactcctcagcctccctccctcacccttCTTTccagccctcctcctcctcctgcttggCCGTGCCCTCATCTTTCCAGCAGTCCATCACCTCTGCTCCAGCTCATCCTCAGAACCTTCCCACCTCCTCCAACTCCACATACGCTTCAGTTGAAAGAGGCAGCGTGCCTCACTTCAACCCCCCTGCCCCCTATCGCCCGGAGATGGTACTGCACCACCCGTCCCTTCTCCCTCAGCTGGATCCatctctcccctcctccactcctcctcctcctcctccatcactgtACCCAGCGTTTCCGTCCTACCCTCTGCGACTGTGTCAGGACCCCGGTCACTCGTCGCTCTCCATGCCCTTCAGGCATTTGTACAGACAACACGGCCACGCCCACCCTCAGGGGTCCTACCTGGACATGAGCACAAGACCAGTGTTTTAA
- the eif3c gene encoding eukaryotic translation initiation factor 3 subunit C gives MSRFFATGSDSESEESSSADEITPKASGATFKQSLLLSDDEEDTKRVVRSAKDKRFEELTNLIKTIRNAMKIRDMAKCLEEFEQLCRAFIKSKNIVDKEGVPPFYIRLLADLEDYLNQLWEDKEGKKKMNKNNAKALSTLRQKIRKYNRDYETEIAAYKENPQESADEEEEKEPEESGSSSESETEGGDEGVSAKAFLKKKPEAVPDASKFLKSAKGSGDESSSSDDDEDDEDWGSDTVDSGSESSDEGEGKSSSLALVFLKKTQESEKSTEKKVSKKKKLKKKERLEEEIEEEGEEVEGGWEKVKGGAPMVKEKPKMFAKGTEINVPVVVKKLNEILQARGKKGTDRAAQIELLHALAGISNEHNLGQGILVKIKFNIIASLYDYNPNLAAFMKADMWKKCLECIDELLDILFENNNIFIGENIAEDSETLSISDQPFRVRGCVLTLVERMDEEFTKIMQNTDPHSQEYVDNLKDEGRVCGIIDRLLNYLENKGSTEEICRIYLRRIMHTYYKFDYKAHRRSLGLQGETKSEQDQEESESDDSAIIMDRLCKFIYAKDRTDRIRTCAILCHIYHHALHSRWYQARDLMLMSHLQDNIQHADPPVQILYNRTMVQLGICAFRQGMIKDAHNALLDIQSSGRAKELLGQGLLMRNMQERNAEQEKIEKRRQVPFHMHINLELLECVYLVSAMLLEIPYMAAHEFDARRRMISKQFHHQLRVGERQPLLGPPESMREHVVAASKAMKMGDWRTCHSFIINEKMNCKVWDLFPETQRVREMLVRKIQEESLRTYLFTYSSVYDSISMQTLSEMFELEIPTVHSIISKMIINEELMASLDQPTQTVVMHRTEPTSLQNMALQLAEKLGSLVENNERVFDLKQGVYGGYFNRDQKGGYQQKQSYQRGDQKGGYQQNKSGYQRGGYRNQNQGNY, from the exons ATGTCCCGTTTCTTTGCCACCGGGTCTgacagtgagtcagaggagTCCTCGTCTGCCGACGAGATCACCCCTAAAGCATCCGGGGCAACATTCAAGCA GTCGTTGCTTCTtagtgatgatgaggaggacacTAAGAGAGTGGTGCGCAGTGCCAAAGACAAGAG aTTTGAGGAGTTGACTAACCTCATTAAAACCATCCGCAATGCCATGAAGATCCGTGACATGGCTAAATGTCTGGAGGAGTTTGAGCAGTTATGTCGAGCCTTCATTAAAAGCAAGAACATCGTGGACAAAGAAGGTGTTCCTCCTTTCTACATCCGGCTTCTGGCTGACCTGGAGGACTATCTGAACCAG CTCTGGGAGGACAAAGAGGgcaagaagaagatgaacaAGAACAACGCAAAAGCCCTCAGTACACTGCGTCAGAAGATCCGCAAGTACAACAGAGATTATGAAACGGAAATAGCTGCATACAAGGAG AACCCACAAGAGTCtgcagatgaagaggaggagaaggagccaGAGGAATCTG GCTCCTCCTCTGAAAGTGAGACAGAGGGAGGTGATGAAGGTGTATCAGCCAAGGCCTTTTTGAAGAAAAAGCCTGAGGCTGTTCCAGATGCCAGCAAGTTCCTCAAGTCTGCCAAGGGATCCGGG gATGAGTCGTCTTCCAGTGACGACGACGAGGACGATGAAGACTGGGGCTCAGACACCGTAGATAGTGGCAGTGAGAGCTCAGATGAAGGAGAGGGAAAGAGTTCCTCCCTGGCTTTGGTCTTCCTCAAGAA GACCCAGGAGAGTGAGAAGTCCACTGAAAAGAAGGtcagcaagaagaagaagctcaaGAAGAAGGAGCGGCTAGAGGAGGAAATtgaggaagaaggagaggaggttGAGGGAGGCTGGGAGAAGGTGAAGGGAGGTGCCCCCATGGTCAAG GAAAAGCCCAAGATGTTTGCCAAAGGCACAGAGATCAATGTACCAGTGGTGGTGAAGAAGCTGAATGAGATCCTGCAAGCAAGAGGCAAAAAGGGCACAGACAG GGCTGCCCAAATTGAACTGCTGCATGCACTGGCAGGCATATCTAATGAGCATAACCTGGGTCAAGGAATCCTGGTCAAGATTAAGTTCAACATCATTGCCTCCCTGTATGACTACAACCCCAACTTGGCAGCTTTCATGAAG GCTGATATGTGGAAAAAGTGTCTGGAATGTATTGACGAGCTGCTGGACATCCTCTTTGAGAACAACAACATCTTCATTGGAGAGAACATAGCCGAGGACAGTGAGACCCTAAGCATCTCTGACCAG CCGTTCAGGGTGCGTGGCTGCGTCTTGACGCTGGTGGAAAGAATGGATGAAGAGTTTACCAAGATCATGCAGAACACCGATCCCCATTCTCAAG AATATGTTGACAATCTGAAAGACGAGGGAAGAGTTTGTGGCATCATTGACCGGCTGCTAAACTATTTGGAGAACAAGGGCTCCACAGAGGAGATTTGCCGCATTTACCTGCGCAGGATCATGCACACCTACTACAAGTTTGACTACAAGGCCCACCGGCGCAGCCTCGGCCTCCAGGGAGAGACCAAG TCTGAGCAGGACCAAGAGGAGAGCGAGAGCGATGACAGCGCCATCATCATGGATCGCCTCTGCAAGTTCATTTACGCCAAGGATCGCACGGACCGTATCCGCACCTGCGCCATCCTCTGCCACATCTATCACCACGCTCTGCATTCGCGCTGGTACCAGGCCCGAGACCTGATGCTGATGAGCCACCTGCAGGACAACATTCAGCACGCCGACCCGCCCGTACAG atcCTGTACAACAGAACCATGGTCCAACTGGGCATCTGTGCTTTCAGGCAGGGCATGATAAAAGACGCCCACAATGCTCTGTTGGACATCCAGTCTTCTGGCCGCGCCAAAGAGCTGCTCGGTCAGGGTTTGCTCATGAGGAACATGCAGGAGAGGAACGCTGAGCAGGAGAAGATTGAAAAGAGAAGACAG GTGCCGTTCCACATGCACATTaacctggagctgctggagtgtgtgtacctggttTCAGCCATGTTGCTGGAGATCCCGTACATGGCTGCCCATGAGTTTGACGCACGCCGCAGGATGATCAGCAAGCAGTTCCACCACCAGCTCAGGGTGGGAGAGAGACAGCCTCTACTGG GGCCCCCAGAGAGCATGAGGGAGCATGTGGTAGCTGCCAGCAAGGCCATGAAGATGGGAGACTGGAGGACctgtcactcattcatcatcaaTGAGAAGATGAACTGTAAGGTGTGGGACCTGTTTCCTGAGACTCAGAGAGTGCGTGAGATGCTTGTCAG GAAGATCCAGGAGGAGTCACTGAGGACTTACCTGTTCACGTACAGCAGCGTGTATGACTCCATCAG CATGCAGACTCTGTCTGAGATGTTTGAGTTGGAGATCCCCACAGTTCACAGCATCATCAGTAAGATGATCATCAATGAGGAGTTAATG GCTTCACTGGACCAGCCCACACAGACGGTGGTGATGCACCGCACGGAGCCCACCTCCCTGCAGAACATGGCCCTGCAGCTGGCCGAGAAACTGGGTAGCCTGGTGGAGAACAACGAGCGTGTGTTTGACCTCAAACAGGGCGTCTACGGAGGCTACTTCAACAGAG atCAGAAAGGAGGTTACCAACAGAAGCAGTCGTACCAGAGAGGAG ATCAGAAAGGTGGCTACCAGCAGAATAAGTCCGGCTACCAGAGAGGAGGCTACAGAAACCAGAACCAGGGCAATTACTGA